One segment of Prionailurus bengalensis isolate Pbe53 chromosome X, Fcat_Pben_1.1_paternal_pri, whole genome shotgun sequence DNA contains the following:
- the CETN2 gene encoding centrin-2: MGSRAARVGRWERRRVSVYVGCRNNGRRSWSAMASNFKKASIATSAQRKRMSPKPELTEEQKQEIREAFDLFDADGTGTIDVKELKVAMRALGFEPKKEEIKKMISEIDKEGTGKMNFSDFLTVMTQKMSEKDTKEEILKAFKLFDDDETGKISFKNLKRVAKELGENLTDEELQEMIDEADRDGDGEVNEQEFLRIMKKTSLY, translated from the exons ATGGGGAGCAGGGCCGCGCGCGTGGGGAGGTGGGAAAGGCGCCGAGTCAGTGTATACGTCGGTTGCCGTAACAACGGGCGGCGGAGTTGGTCGGCAATG GCCTCTAACTTTAAGAAGGCAAGCATTGCAACATCTGCCCAGCGAAAAAGGATGAGTCCTAAGCCTGAGCTTACTGAAGAGCAGAAACAGGAAATCCGGGAAGCTTTTGATCTCTTTGATGCTGATGGAACTGGAACCATAGATGTTAAGGAACTTAAG GTGGCAATGAGAGCACTGGGCTTTGAACCCAAGAAAGAAGAGATCAAGAAAATGATAAGCGAAATTGATAAGGAAGGGACAGGAAAAATGAACTTTAGTGACTTTTTGACTGTGATGACTCAGAAAATG TCTGAGAAAGATAccaaagaagaaattctgaaagCTTTCAAGCTCTTCGATGATGATGAAACTGGGAAGATATCATTCAAAAATCTAAAGCGTGTGGCCAAGGAGTTGGGTGAGAACCTCACTGATGAGGAGCTTCAG GAGATGATCGATGAGGCTGATCGAGATGGAGATGGAGAAGTCAATGAGCAAGAGTTCCTGCGCATCATGAAAAAGACCAGCCTTTACTAA